A window of Sebastes umbrosus isolate fSebUmb1 chromosome 3, fSebUmb1.pri, whole genome shotgun sequence contains these coding sequences:
- the LOC119484613 gene encoding uncharacterized protein LOC119484613 isoform X11, whose protein sequence is MLSNRQSEVTVRRSVRLTNAGYYNHLGKPVISYKETATYKKRRFSPDGLRKSIAKTISMASGIIGANGANRDSGASGASWGNEASGANRDSGGNRASGANGANGASWASGANRDSWASGASGAKEASGDNRDSGGNWASGANGASGGNGACWNGIIRWLFFMLLMCLGIVYFTLALSMNSNSLDSGPSASLFPSTKRDKALSTYEWMGERMRMLQDKVLRLKWVKEPPGDTMPNFALESQGALVLARLSSETYQCTGPTCFLSSLISLWRQPVDPSIVTQGGPIVDGRCWPFDGERGHLALSHPVTISHVTLGHISKTVSLTGSISNSPKMFAVYGMKTKEDEGTLLGTFLYDQDGESLQTFKLSDQEAGVFSHVKLQVESNWGNPDYTCVYNFRVYGTI, encoded by the exons tCACGGTACGTAGAAGCGTTCGACTGACCAACGCAGGATATTACAACCATCTAGGAAAACCAGTCATTTCCTACAAGGAGACAGCTACGTACAA AAAAAGGAGGTTTTCTCCAGACGGTCTGAGAAAGTCCATCGCCAAGACAATCAGCATGGCCAGCGGGATCATAGGGGCCAAT GGGGCCAACAGGGACAGCGGGGCCAGTGGGGCCAGCTGGGGCAACGAG GCCAGCGGGGCCAACAGGGACAGCGGGGGCAACCGGGCCAGTGGGGCCAATGGGGCCAATGGGGCCAGCTGGGCCAGCGGGGCCAACAGGGACAGCTGGGCCAGTGGGGCCAGCGGGGCCAAAGAGGCCAGCGGGGACAACAGGGACAGCGGGGGCAACTGGGCCAGTGGGGCCAACGGGGCCAGCGGGGGCAACGGGGCCTGCTGGAACGGCATTATTCGCTGGCTGTTCTTCATGCTGCTCATGTGTCTTG GAATTGTATACTTCACCCTGGCTCTATCCATGAACAGCAACTCTCTTGACTCAGGaccctcagcgtcacttttcCCATCAACCAAGCGGGATAAG GCCTTGAGCACATATGAATGGATGGGGGAGCGGATGAGAATGCTGCAGGACAAGGTGCTGAGGTTAAAGTGGGTCAAGGAGCCACCAGGGGACACTATGCCCAACTTTGCCCTGGAGTCGCAAG gGGCCCTTGTTTTAGCTCGATTGTCCTCGGAAACATACCAATGCACCGGACCAACCTGTTTTCTTTCATCCCTGATATCTCTTTGGAGACAACCTGTAGACCCAAGTATTGTGACTCAG GGAGGACCAATCGTGGATGGACGCTGCTGGCCATTTGATGGTGAGCGTGGACATTTAGCCCTGTCCCACCCAGTGACCATCAGCCATGTGACACTGGGTCACATTTCAAAGACCGTGTCGCTAACTGGCAGCATCTCGAACAGCCCAAAGATGTTTGCTGTCTAT GGCATGAAGACTAAAGAGGATGAAGGTACCCTACTAGGAACCTTTCTTTATGATCAGGACGGCGAGTCATTGCAGACTTTCAAACTGTCT GATCAGGAAGCAGGTGTCTTCAGCCATGTGAAGCTGCAAGTCGAGAGCAACTGGGGAAATCCTGACTACACTTGCGTGTACAATTTCAGGGTCTATGGGACCATATAG
- the LOC119484613 gene encoding uncharacterized protein LOC119484613 isoform X5: MLSNRQSEVTVRRSVRLTNAGYYNHLGKPVISYKETATYKKRRFSPDGLRKSIAKTISMASGIIGANRAIGASGANRASGANRDSGASGANRDSGASGASWGNEASGANRDSGGNRDSGGNRASGANGASGANRASGANRASGANRASWASGANRDSGASWGNEASGANRDSGGNRASGANGANGASWASGANRDSWASGASGAKEASGDNRDSGGNWASGANGASGGNGACWNGIIRWLFFMLLMCLGIVYFTLALSMNSNSLDSGPSASLFPSTKRDKALSTYEWMGERMRMLQDKVLRLKWVKEPPGDTMPNFALESQGALVLARLSSETYQCTGPTCFLSSLISLWRQPVDPSIVTQGGPIVDGRCWPFDGERGHLALSHPVTISHVTLGHISKTVSLTGSISNSPKMFAVYGMKTKEDEGTLLGTFLYDQDGESLQTFKLSDQEAGVFSHVKLQVESNWGNPDYTCVYNFRVYGTI, encoded by the exons tCACGGTACGCAGAAGCGTTCGACTGACCAACGCAGGATATTACAACCATCTAGGAAAACCAGTCATTTCCTACAAGGAGACGGCTACGTACAA AAAAAGGAGGTTTTCTCCAGACGGTCTGAGAAAGTCCATCGCCAAGACAATCAGCATGGCCAGCGGGATCATAGGGGCCAATCGGGCCATAGGG GCCAGCGGGGCCAACAGGGCCAGCGGGGCCAACAGGGACAGCGGGGCCAGCGGGGCCAACAGGGACAGCGGGGCCAGTGGGGCCAGCTGGGGCAACGAGGCCAGCGGGGCCAACAGGGACAGCGGGGGCAACCGGGACAGCGGGGGCAACCGGGCCAGTGGGGCCAATGGGGCCAGCGGGGCCAACAGGGCCAGCGGGGCCAACAGGGCCAGCGGGGCCAACAGGGCCAGCTGGGCCAGCGGGGCCAACAGGGACAGCGGGGCCAGCTGGGGCAACGAGGCCAGCGGGGCCAACAGGGACAGCGGGGGCAACCGGGCCAGTGGGGCCAATGGGGCCAATGGGGCCAGCTGGGCCAGCGGGGCCAACAGGGACAGCTGGGCCAGTGGGGCCAGCGGGGCCAAAGAGGCCAGCGGGGACAACAGGGACAGCGGGGGCAACTGGGCCAGTGGGGCCAACGGGGCCAGCGGGGGCAACGGGGCCTGCTGGAACGGCATTATTCGCTGGCTGTTCTTCATGCTGCTCATGTGTCTTG GAATTGTATACTTCACCCTGGCTCTATCCATGAACAGCAACTCTCTTGACTCAGGaccctcagcgtcacttttcCCATCAACCAAGCGGGATAAG GCCTTGAGCACATATGAATGGATGGGGGAGCGGATGAGAATGCTGCAGGACAAGGTGCTGAGGTTAAAGTGGGTCAAGGAGCCACCAGGGGACACTATGCCCAACTTTGCCCTGGAGTCGCAAG gGGCCCTTGTTTTAGCTCGATTGTCCTCGGAAACATACCAATGCACCGGACCAACCTGTTTTCTTTCATCCCTGATATCTCTTTGGAGACAACCTGTAGACCCAAGTATTGTGACTCAG GGAGGACCAATCGTGGATGGACGCTGCTGGCCATTTGATGGTGAGCGTGGACATTTAGCCCTGTCCCACCCAGTGACCATCAGCCATGTGACACTGGGTCACATTTCAAAGACCGTGTCGCTAACTGGCAGCATCTCGAACAGCCCAAAGATGTTTGCTGTCTAT GGCATGAAGACTAAAGAGGATGAAGGTACCCTACTAGGAACCTTTCTTTATGATCAGGACGGCGAGTCATTGCAGACTTTCAAACTGTCT GATCAGGAAGCAGGTGTCTTCAGCCATGTGAAGCTGCAAGTCGAGAGCAACTGGGGAAATCCTGACTACACTTGCGTGTACAATTTCAGGGTCTATGGGACCATATAG
- the LOC119484613 gene encoding uncharacterized protein LOC119484613 isoform X4, producing the protein MLSNRQSEVTVRRSVRLTNAGYYNHLGKPVISYKETATYKKRRFSPDGLRKSIAKTISMASGIIGANRAIGASGANRASGANRDSGASGANRDSGASGASWGNEASGANRDSGGNRDSGGNRASGANGASGANRASGANRASGANRASWASGANRDSGASWGNEASGANRDSGGNRASGANGANGASWASGANRDSWASGASGAKEASGDNRDSGGNWASGANGASGGNGACWNGIIRWLFFMLLMCLGIVYFTLALSMNSNSLDSGPSASLFPSTKRDKALSTYEWMGERMRMLQDKVLRLKWVKEPPGDTMPNFALESQGALVLARLSSETYQCTGPTCFLSSLISLWRQPVDPSIVTQGGPIVDGRCWPFDGERGHLALSHPVTISHVTLGHISKTVSLTGSISNSPKMFAVYGMKTKEDEGTLLGTFLYDQDGESLQTFKLSDQEAGVFSHVKLQVESNWGNPDYTCVYNFRVYGTI; encoded by the exons tCACGGTACGTAGAAGCGTTCGACTGACCAACGCAGGATATTACAACCATCTAGGAAAACCAGTCATTTCCTACAAGGAGACAGCTACGTACAA AAAAAGGAGGTTTTCTCCAGACGGTCTGAGAAAGTCCATCGCCAAGACAATCAGCATGGCCAGCGGGATCATAGGGGCCAATCGGGCCATAGGG GCCAGCGGGGCCAACAGGGCCAGCGGGGCCAACAGGGACAGCGGGGCCAGCGGGGCCAACAGGGACAGCGGGGCCAGTGGGGCCAGCTGGGGCAACGAGGCCAGCGGGGCCAACAGGGACAGCGGGGGCAACCGGGACAGCGGGGGCAACCGGGCCAGTGGGGCCAATGGGGCCAGCGGGGCCAACAGGGCCAGCGGGGCCAACAGGGCCAGCGGGGCCAACAGGGCCAGCTGGGCCAGCGGGGCCAACAGGGACAGCGGGGCCAGCTGGGGCAACGAGGCCAGCGGGGCCAACAGGGACAGCGGGGGCAACCGGGCCAGTGGGGCCAATGGGGCCAATGGGGCCAGCTGGGCCAGCGGGGCCAACAGGGACAGCTGGGCCAGTGGGGCCAGCGGGGCCAAAGAGGCCAGCGGGGACAACAGGGACAGCGGGGGCAACTGGGCCAGTGGGGCCAACGGGGCCAGCGGGGGCAACGGGGCCTGCTGGAACGGCATTATTCGCTGGCTGTTCTTCATGCTGCTCATGTGTCTTG GAATTGTATACTTCACCCTGGCTCTATCCATGAACAGCAACTCTCTTGACTCAGGaccctcagcgtcacttttcCCATCAACCAAGCGGGATAAG GCCTTGAGCACATATGAATGGATGGGGGAGCGGATGAGAATGCTGCAGGACAAGGTGCTGAGGTTAAAGTGGGTCAAGGAGCCACCAGGGGACACTATGCCCAACTTTGCCCTGGAGTCGCAAG gGGCCCTTGTTTTAGCTCGATTGTCCTCGGAAACATACCAATGCACCGGACCAACCTGTTTTCTTTCATCCCTGATATCTCTTTGGAGACAACCTGTAGACCCAAGTATTGTGACTCAG GGAGGACCAATCGTGGATGGACGCTGCTGGCCATTTGATGGTGAGCGTGGACATTTAGCCCTGTCCCACCCAGTGACCATCAGCCATGTGACACTGGGTCACATTTCAAAGACCGTGTCGCTAACTGGCAGCATCTCGAACAGCCCAAAGATGTTTGCTGTCTAT GGCATGAAGACTAAAGAGGATGAAGGTACCCTACTAGGAACCTTTCTTTATGATCAGGACGGCGAGTCATTGCAGACTTTCAAACTGTCT GATCAGGAAGCAGGTGTCTTCAGCCATGTGAAGCTGCAAGTCGAGAGCAACTGGGGAAATCCTGACTACACTTGCGTGTACAATTTCAGGGTCTATGGGACCATATAG
- the LOC119484613 gene encoding uncharacterized protein LOC119484613 isoform X2 — protein sequence MLSNRQSEVTVRRSVRLTNAGYYNHLGKPVISYKETATYKKRRFSPDGLRKSIAKKISMASGIIGANRDSGVNRDSGDSGANRDSGANRDSGASGANRASGANRDSGASGANRDSGASGASWGNEASGANRDSGGNRDSGGNRASGANGASGANRASGANRASGANRASWASGANRDSGASWGNEASGANRDSGGNRASGANGANGASWASGANRDSWASGASGAKEASGDNRDSGGNWASGANGASGGNGACWNGIIRWLFFMLLMCLGIVYFTLALSMNSNSLDSGPSASLFPSTKRDKALSTYEWMGERMRMLQDKVLRLKWVKEPPGDTMPNFALESQARLSSETYQCTGPTCFLSSLISLWRQPVDPSIVTQGGPIVDGRCWPFDGERGHLALSHPVTISHVTLGHISKTVSLTGSISNSPKMFAVYGMKTKEDEGTLLGTFLYDQDGESLQTFKLSDQEAGVFSHVKLQVESNWGNPDYTCVYNFRVYGTI from the exons tCACGGTACGCAGAAGCGTTCGACTGACCAACGCAGGATATTACAACCATCTAGGAAAACCAGTCATTTCCTACAAGGAGACGGCTACGTACAA AAAAAGGAGGTTTTCTCCAGACGGTCTGAGAAAGTCCATCGCCAAGAAAATCAGCATGGCCAGCGGGATCATAGGGGCCAACAGGGACAGCGGGGTCAACAGGGACAGCGGGGACAGCGGGGCCAACAGGGACAGCGGGGCCAACAGGGACAGCGGG GCCAGCGGGGCCAACAGGGCCAGCGGGGCCAACAGGGACAGCGGGGCCAGCGGGGCCAACAGGGACAGCGGGGCCAGTGGGGCCAGCTGGGGCAACGAGGCCAGCGGGGCCAACAGGGACAGCGGGGGCAACCGGGACAGCGGGGGCAACCGGGCCAGTGGGGCCAATGGGGCCAGCGGGGCCAACAGGGCCAGCGGGGCCAACAGGGCCAGCGGGGCCAACAGGGCCAGCTGGGCCAGCGGGGCCAACAGGGACAGCGGGGCCAGCTGGGGCAACGAGGCCAGCGGGGCCAACAGGGACAGCGGGGGCAACCGGGCCAGTGGGGCCAATGGGGCCAATGGGGCCAGCTGGGCCAGCGGGGCCAACAGGGACAGCTGGGCCAGTGGGGCCAGCGGGGCCAAAGAGGCCAGCGGGGACAACAGGGACAGCGGGGGCAACTGGGCCAGTGGGGCCAACGGGGCCAGCGGGGGCAACGGGGCCTGCTGGAACGGCATTATTCGCTGGCTGTTCTTCATGCTGCTCATGTGTCTTG GAATTGTATACTTCACCCTGGCTCTATCCATGAACAGCAACTCTCTTGACTCAGGaccctcagcgtcacttttcCCATCAACCAAGCGGGATAAG GCCTTGAGCACATATGAATGGATGGGGGAGCGGATGAGAATGCTGCAGGACAAGGTGCTGAGGTTAAAGTGGGTCAAGGAGCCACCAGGGGACACTATGCCCAACTTTGCCCTGGAGTCGCAAG CTCGATTGTCCTCGGAAACATACCAATGCACCGGACCAACCTGTTTTCTTTCATCCCTGATATCTCTTTGGAGACAACCTGTAGACCCAAGTATTGTGACTCAG GGAGGACCAATCGTGGATGGACGCTGCTGGCCATTTGATGGTGAGCGTGGACATTTAGCCCTGTCCCACCCAGTGACCATCAGCCATGTGACACTGGGTCACATTTCAAAGACCGTGTCGCTAACTGGCAGCATCTCGAACAGCCCAAAGATGTTTGCTGTCTAT GGCATGAAGACTAAAGAGGATGAAGGTACCCTACTAGGAACCTTTCTTTATGATCAGGACGGCGAGTCATTGCAGACTTTCAAACTGTCT GATCAGGAAGCAGGTGTCTTCAGCCATGTGAAGCTGCAAGTCGAGAGCAACTGGGGAAATCCTGACTACACTTGCGTGTACAATTTCAGGGTCTATGGGACCATATAG
- the LOC119484613 gene encoding uncharacterized protein LOC119484613 isoform X6, producing MLSNRQSEVTVRRSVRLTNAGYYNHLGKPVISYKETATYKKRRFSPDGLRKSIAKKISMASGIIGANRDSGVNRDSGDSGANRDSGANRDSGASGANRASGANRDSGASGANRDSGASGASWGNEASGANRDSGGNRDSGASWGNEASGANRDSGGNRASGANGANGASWASGANRDSWASGASGAKEASGDNRDSGGNWASGANGASGGNGACWNGIIRWLFFMLLMCLGIVYFTLALSMNSNSLDSGPSASLFPSTKRDKALSTYEWMGERMRMLQDKVLRLKWVKEPPGDTMPNFALESQGALVLARLSSETYQCTGPTCFLSSLISLWRQPVDPSIVTQGGPIVDGRCWPFDGERGHLALSHPVTISHVTLGHISKTVSLTGSISNSPKMFAVYGMKTKEDEGTLLGTFLYDQDGESLQTFKLSDQEAGVFSHVKLQVESNWGNPDYTCVYNFRVYGTI from the exons tCACGGTACGCAGAAGCGTTCGACTGACCAACGCAGGATATTACAACCATCTAGGAAAACCAGTCATTTCCTACAAGGAGACGGCTACGTACAA AAAAAGGAGGTTTTCTCCAGACGGTCTGAGAAAGTCCATCGCCAAGAAAATCAGCATGGCCAGCGGGATCATAGGGGCCAACAGGGACAGCGGGGTCAACAGGGACAGCGGGGACAGCGGGGCCAACAGGGACAGCGGGGCCAACAGGGACAGCGGG GCCAGCGGGGCCAACAGGGCCAGCGGGGCCAACAGGGACAGCGGGGCCAGCGGGGCCAACAGGGACAGCGGGGCCAGTGGGGCCAGCTGGGGCAACGAGGCCAGCGGGGCCAACAGGGACAGCGGGGGCAACCG GGACAGCGGGGCCAGCTGGGGCAACGAGGCCAGCGGGGCCAACAGGGACAGCGGGGGCAACCGGGCCAGTGGGGCCAATGGGGCCAATGGGGCCAGCTGGGCCAGCGGGGCCAACAGGGACAGCTGGGCCAGTGGGGCCAGCGGGGCCAAAGAGGCCAGCGGGGACAACAGGGACAGCGGGGGCAACTGGGCCAGTGGGGCCAACGGGGCCAGCGGGGGCAACGGGGCCTGCTGGAACGGCATTATTCGCTGGCTGTTCTTCATGCTGCTCATGTGTCTTG GAATTGTATACTTCACCCTGGCTCTATCCATGAACAGCAACTCTCTTGACTCAGGaccctcagcgtcacttttcCCATCAACCAAGCGGGATAAG GCCTTGAGCACATATGAATGGATGGGGGAGCGGATGAGAATGCTGCAGGACAAGGTGCTGAGGTTAAAGTGGGTCAAGGAGCCACCAGGGGACACTATGCCCAACTTTGCCCTGGAGTCGCAAG gGGCCCTTGTTTTAGCTCGATTGTCCTCGGAAACATACCAATGCACCGGACCAACCTGTTTTCTTTCATCCCTGATATCTCTTTGGAGACAACCTGTAGACCCAAGTATTGTGACTCAG GGAGGACCAATCGTGGATGGACGCTGCTGGCCATTTGATGGTGAGCGTGGACATTTAGCCCTGTCCCACCCAGTGACCATCAGCCATGTGACACTGGGTCACATTTCAAAGACCGTGTCGCTAACTGGCAGCATCTCGAACAGCCCAAAGATGTTTGCTGTCTAT GGCATGAAGACTAAAGAGGATGAAGGTACCCTACTAGGAACCTTTCTTTATGATCAGGACGGCGAGTCATTGCAGACTTTCAAACTGTCT GATCAGGAAGCAGGTGTCTTCAGCCATGTGAAGCTGCAAGTCGAGAGCAACTGGGGAAATCCTGACTACACTTGCGTGTACAATTTCAGGGTCTATGGGACCATATAG
- the LOC119484613 gene encoding uncharacterized protein LOC119484613 isoform X1 translates to MLSNRQSEVTVRRSVRLTNAGYYNHLGKPVISYKETATYKKRRFSPDGLRKSIAKKISMASGIIGANRDSGVNRDSGDSGANRDSGANRDSGASGANRASGANRDSGASGANRDSGASGASWGNEASGANRDSGGNRDSGGNRASGANGASGANRASGANRASGANRASWASGANRDSGASWGNEASGANRDSGGNRASGANGANGASWASGANRDSWASGASGAKEASGDNRDSGGNWASGANGASGGNGACWNGIIRWLFFMLLMCLGIVYFTLALSMNSNSLDSGPSASLFPSTKRDKALSTYEWMGERMRMLQDKVLRLKWVKEPPGDTMPNFALESQGALVLARLSSETYQCTGPTCFLSSLISLWRQPVDPSIVTQGGPIVDGRCWPFDGERGHLALSHPVTISHVTLGHISKTVSLTGSISNSPKMFAVYGMKTKEDEGTLLGTFLYDQDGESLQTFKLSDQEAGVFSHVKLQVESNWGNPDYTCVYNFRVYGTI, encoded by the exons tCACGGTACGCAGAAGCGTTCGACTGACCAACGCAGGATATTACAACCATCTAGGAAAACCAGTCATTTCCTACAAGGAGACGGCTACGTACAA AAAAAGGAGGTTTTCTCCAGACGGTCTGAGAAAGTCCATCGCCAAGAAAATCAGCATGGCCAGCGGGATCATAGGGGCCAACAGGGACAGCGGGGTCAACAGGGACAGCGGGGACAGCGGGGCCAACAGGGACAGCGGGGCCAACAGGGACAGCGGG GCCAGCGGGGCCAACAGGGCCAGCGGGGCCAACAGGGACAGCGGGGCCAGCGGGGCCAACAGGGACAGCGGGGCCAGTGGGGCCAGCTGGGGCAACGAGGCCAGCGGGGCCAACAGGGACAGCGGGGGCAACCGGGACAGCGGGGGCAACCGGGCCAGTGGGGCCAATGGGGCCAGCGGGGCCAACAGGGCCAGCGGGGCCAACAGGGCCAGCGGGGCCAACAGGGCCAGCTGGGCCAGCGGGGCCAACAGGGACAGCGGGGCCAGCTGGGGCAACGAGGCCAGCGGGGCCAACAGGGACAGCGGGGGCAACCGGGCCAGTGGGGCCAATGGGGCCAATGGGGCCAGCTGGGCCAGCGGGGCCAACAGGGACAGCTGGGCCAGTGGGGCCAGCGGGGCCAAAGAGGCCAGCGGGGACAACAGGGACAGCGGGGGCAACTGGGCCAGTGGGGCCAACGGGGCCAGCGGGGGCAACGGGGCCTGCTGGAACGGCATTATTCGCTGGCTGTTCTTCATGCTGCTCATGTGTCTTG GAATTGTATACTTCACCCTGGCTCTATCCATGAACAGCAACTCTCTTGACTCAGGaccctcagcgtcacttttcCCATCAACCAAGCGGGATAAG GCCTTGAGCACATATGAATGGATGGGGGAGCGGATGAGAATGCTGCAGGACAAGGTGCTGAGGTTAAAGTGGGTCAAGGAGCCACCAGGGGACACTATGCCCAACTTTGCCCTGGAGTCGCAAG gGGCCCTTGTTTTAGCTCGATTGTCCTCGGAAACATACCAATGCACCGGACCAACCTGTTTTCTTTCATCCCTGATATCTCTTTGGAGACAACCTGTAGACCCAAGTATTGTGACTCAG GGAGGACCAATCGTGGATGGACGCTGCTGGCCATTTGATGGTGAGCGTGGACATTTAGCCCTGTCCCACCCAGTGACCATCAGCCATGTGACACTGGGTCACATTTCAAAGACCGTGTCGCTAACTGGCAGCATCTCGAACAGCCCAAAGATGTTTGCTGTCTAT GGCATGAAGACTAAAGAGGATGAAGGTACCCTACTAGGAACCTTTCTTTATGATCAGGACGGCGAGTCATTGCAGACTTTCAAACTGTCT GATCAGGAAGCAGGTGTCTTCAGCCATGTGAAGCTGCAAGTCGAGAGCAACTGGGGAAATCCTGACTACACTTGCGTGTACAATTTCAGGGTCTATGGGACCATATAG
- the LOC119484613 gene encoding uncharacterized protein LOC119484613 isoform X9, which yields MLSNRQSEVTVRRSVRLTNAGYYNHLGKPVISYKETATYKKRRFSPDGLRKSIAKKISMASGIIGANRDSGVNRDSGDSGANRDSGANRDSGASGANRASGANRDSGASGANRDSGASGASWGNEASGANRDSGGNRASGANGANGASWASGANRDSWASGASGAKEASGDNRDSGGNWASGANGASGGNGACWNGIIRWLFFMLLMCLGIVYFTLALSMNSNSLDSGPSASLFPSTKRDKALSTYEWMGERMRMLQDKVLRLKWVKEPPGDTMPNFALESQGALVLARLSSETYQCTGPTCFLSSLISLWRQPVDPSIVTQGGPIVDGRCWPFDGERGHLALSHPVTISHVTLGHISKTVSLTGSISNSPKMFAVYGMKTKEDEGTLLGTFLYDQDGESLQTFKLSDQEAGVFSHVKLQVESNWGNPDYTCVYNFRVYGTI from the exons tCACGGTACGCAGAAGCGTTCGACTGACCAACGCAGGATATTACAACCATCTAGGAAAACCAGTCATTTCCTACAAGGAGACGGCTACGTACAA AAAAAGGAGGTTTTCTCCAGACGGTCTGAGAAAGTCCATCGCCAAGAAAATCAGCATGGCCAGCGGGATCATAGGGGCCAACAGGGACAGCGGGGTCAACAGGGACAGCGGGGACAGCGGGGCCAACAGGGACAGCGGGGCCAACAGGGACAGCGGG GCCAGCGGGGCCAACAGGGCCAGCGGGGCCAACAGGGACAGCGGGGCCAGCGGGGCCAACAGGGACAGCGGGGCCAGTGGGGCCAGCTGGGGCAACGAG GCCAGCGGGGCCAACAGGGACAGCGGGGGCAACCGGGCCAGTGGGGCCAATGGGGCCAATGGGGCCAGCTGGGCCAGCGGGGCCAACAGGGACAGCTGGGCCAGTGGGGCCAGCGGGGCCAAAGAGGCCAGCGGGGACAACAGGGACAGCGGGGGCAACTGGGCCAGTGGGGCCAACGGGGCCAGCGGGGGCAACGGGGCCTGCTGGAACGGCATTATTCGCTGGCTGTTCTTCATGCTGCTCATGTGTCTTG GAATTGTATACTTCACCCTGGCTCTATCCATGAACAGCAACTCTCTTGACTCAGGaccctcagcgtcacttttcCCATCAACCAAGCGGGATAAG GCCTTGAGCACATATGAATGGATGGGGGAGCGGATGAGAATGCTGCAGGACAAGGTGCTGAGGTTAAAGTGGGTCAAGGAGCCACCAGGGGACACTATGCCCAACTTTGCCCTGGAGTCGCAAG gGGCCCTTGTTTTAGCTCGATTGTCCTCGGAAACATACCAATGCACCGGACCAACCTGTTTTCTTTCATCCCTGATATCTCTTTGGAGACAACCTGTAGACCCAAGTATTGTGACTCAG GGAGGACCAATCGTGGATGGACGCTGCTGGCCATTTGATGGTGAGCGTGGACATTTAGCCCTGTCCCACCCAGTGACCATCAGCCATGTGACACTGGGTCACATTTCAAAGACCGTGTCGCTAACTGGCAGCATCTCGAACAGCCCAAAGATGTTTGCTGTCTAT GGCATGAAGACTAAAGAGGATGAAGGTACCCTACTAGGAACCTTTCTTTATGATCAGGACGGCGAGTCATTGCAGACTTTCAAACTGTCT GATCAGGAAGCAGGTGTCTTCAGCCATGTGAAGCTGCAAGTCGAGAGCAACTGGGGAAATCCTGACTACACTTGCGTGTACAATTTCAGGGTCTATGGGACCATATAG